A part of Desulfobacter sp. genomic DNA contains:
- a CDS encoding dihydrofolate reductase gives MDVILLMATTLDGMIARDSNQLVDWTGKADKKYFVQVTREAGAMIMGSKTYDTIGFPLPGRLNIVMTRNKSRVSDDDNLVYTDQAPGEILRDLEQKGYERVTLIGGALVNSLFARENLITEVHLTLVPKLFGTGLSLFNRELDMDLELREYRELDKGHLLMIYDVNN, from the coding sequence ATGGATGTGATTCTGCTCATGGCCACCACCCTGGACGGGATGATCGCCAGGGATTCTAATCAGCTGGTGGACTGGACCGGAAAGGCCGATAAGAAATATTTCGTTCAGGTCACCCGTGAGGCCGGTGCCATGATCATGGGCTCCAAAACCTATGACACCATCGGTTTTCCCCTGCCGGGGCGGTTGAATATCGTCATGACCCGGAACAAAAGCCGGGTGAGTGATGACGACAACCTGGTCTACACGGACCAGGCCCCTGGTGAGATTCTAAGGGACCTTGAACAAAAGGGGTATGAACGGGTGACCCTCATCGGCGGTGCCCTGGTCAATTCCCTGTTTGCCCGGGAGAACCTCATCACCGAGGTCCACCTCACCCTGGTGCCCAAGCTGTTCGGCACCGGCCTTTCCCTGTTCAACCGGGAGCTGGACATGGATCTTGAACTCAGGGAATACCGTGAGCTGGACAAGGGACACCTGCTCATGATCTACGATGTAAATAACTGA
- a CDS encoding TonB-dependent receptor codes for MMPVIPFRRSPRLGLLFVLAAALFLLSSSLSSSRVLARETASTDTQGGVTDLDPLVVTARGLPQTASSTPGGVGVILSPEIDRSRPVSLTDITRLIPGVEKTSDSPWGSDINIRGLSRNSVLFLIDGCRVNTATDINARFGLINPSDIERIEVLKGPISALYGWGAMGGVVNVITRRGGYALVPHTRTEIRTEAATNPGGYGAYGLGLYEGKNTWILGSGGYRDYEERESAGSTLVHNSQFRDLYGRLAGGHRWSEKNETEVNLQVMEGQNVGIPGKGLALPQGPDATFPTTRRVLGSATHTLTPEESILTQSKIRLFFQEVDRRVILDEFPAASPLVSVAPGADHATLGINWTSHFNIGDHTPVLGLEAWQWRIDNTHRIKDFKNGLIGIDSSLGNLSQTVGGFFAEDTWSLSDSLSLNLGGRVDATRVKSDDLYNWISPPSPAMALTRVREGKTEADASFQGQAGLTWQIAPRWSATALAALSFRPPDLMDRFKYVNLGGGISLHGNPDLEPEQSRFFETGLHFVSGKLRVSGTAYCNRIREMITEQQVSASRIEMENVDNARIYGAELSGEVRLLPQLKLSASLAWARGDNKTTGEALPYIAPLNARSDLEWNQDFSGLTGGWWAKLSHEWADAQDRVGGGQTPSQSWQTLDLKAGYRFHALGADHELSFGVTNLFDEDYSNFLATSRGMALKEAGRNFSCYYKIVF; via the coding sequence ATGATGCCTGTAATCCCGTTTCGCCGCTCCCCCCGCCTGGGACTGCTCTTTGTCCTGGCGGCTGCTCTTTTTCTTCTCTCATCCTCCCTCTCATCCTCCCGGGTGCTTGCCCGGGAAACGGCATCCACCGACACCCAGGGGGGTGTCACCGATCTTGATCCGCTGGTGGTAACGGCCCGGGGACTCCCCCAAACCGCCTCCAGCACCCCGGGAGGTGTGGGGGTGATCCTCTCCCCCGAAATTGACCGGTCCCGGCCGGTCAGCCTCACGGACATCACCCGGCTCATCCCCGGCGTGGAAAAGACCTCGGACTCCCCCTGGGGATCGGATATCAACATCCGGGGATTGAGCCGGAACAGCGTGCTCTTCCTCATCGACGGCTGCAGGGTCAATACGGCCACGGACATCAACGCCCGGTTCGGCCTGATCAACCCCAGCGACATCGAACGGATCGAAGTACTCAAAGGGCCGATTTCCGCCCTTTACGGATGGGGGGCCATGGGCGGGGTGGTCAACGTGATCACCAGAAGGGGGGGGTACGCCCTGGTCCCCCATACCCGGACTGAAATACGGACCGAGGCCGCCACCAATCCCGGGGGCTACGGCGCCTACGGCCTGGGCCTCTACGAAGGCAAAAACACCTGGATCCTCGGCTCCGGCGGATACCGGGATTATGAAGAACGGGAAAGTGCCGGCAGCACCCTTGTCCACAACAGCCAGTTCCGGGATCTCTACGGCCGGCTGGCCGGCGGGCATAGATGGAGTGAAAAAAACGAAACCGAGGTAAACCTTCAGGTCATGGAGGGGCAGAACGTCGGCATCCCCGGCAAGGGCCTGGCCCTGCCCCAGGGACCCGACGCCACCTTTCCCACCACCCGCAGGGTTCTGGGCTCCGCCACCCATACCCTGACCCCGGAAGAAAGCATCCTGACCCAATCAAAAATAAGGCTCTTCTTCCAGGAGGTGGACCGGCGGGTCATTCTGGATGAATTCCCCGCCGCCTCCCCCCTGGTGTCGGTGGCCCCCGGGGCCGACCACGCCACCCTGGGAATCAACTGGACCAGCCATTTCAACATCGGTGACCATACACCGGTGCTGGGCCTGGAGGCCTGGCAGTGGCGGATCGACAACACCCATCGGATCAAAGACTTCAAAAACGGGCTGATTGGAATTGATTCCAGCCTGGGCAACCTCTCCCAGACCGTCGGCGGATTCTTTGCCGAAGATACCTGGTCCCTGTCCGACAGCCTCAGCCTGAACCTGGGGGGCAGGGTGGACGCCACCCGGGTCAAAAGCGACGACCTTTACAATTGGATCTCGCCGCCCTCCCCGGCCATGGCCCTCACCCGGGTCAGGGAGGGAAAAACCGAAGCGGATGCCAGCTTCCAGGGCCAGGCCGGCCTGACCTGGCAGATCGCCCCCCGCTGGTCTGCCACGGCCCTTGCCGCCTTAAGCTTCCGGCCGCCGGACCTCATGGACCGGTTCAAGTATGTGAACCTGGGCGGCGGTATCAGCCTCCACGGCAACCCGGACCTGGAGCCGGAACAGTCCCGTTTTTTTGAAACAGGCCTCCACTTTGTCTCCGGGAAGCTCAGGGTTTCAGGAACCGCCTATTGCAACCGCATCAGGGAAATGATCACGGAACAGCAGGTCAGCGCCTCCCGCATTGAGATGGAAAACGTAGATAACGCCAGAATTTACGGCGCTGAGCTCTCAGGGGAGGTAAGGCTTCTGCCCCAGCTCAAACTCTCAGCCAGCCTGGCATGGGCCCGGGGGGACAACAAAACCACCGGCGAGGCCCTGCCCTATATCGCCCCCCTAAACGCCCGTTCCGACCTGGAGTGGAACCAGGATTTCAGCGGGCTCACCGGCGGATGGTGGGCCAAGCTCTCCCATGAATGGGCCGACGCCCAGGACCGGGTGGGCGGCGGCCAGACCCCGTCTCAAAGCTGGCAGACCCTGGATCTCAAAGCGGGATACAGGTTCCATGCCCTGGGCGCGGACCACGAACTGAGTTTCGGCGTCACCAACCTTTTTGACGAGGATTACAGCAATTTTCTGGCCACATCCCGGGGCATGGCACTCAAGGAGGCAGGCAGAAACTTTTCCTGTTACTACAAGATTGTGTTTTAG
- a CDS encoding iron hydrogenase small subunit — MSISRRGFIKAAGLTAGYAAVGGPLATTALAGETDLVEARQKSVYRADAKMYKIRKSQDNPMIQKLYDPKKGFLHDGPCGHMSHHLLHTHYIDRSRRIKALKEKGFELNL, encoded by the coding sequence ATGAGCATTTCAAGGCGGGGATTCATCAAAGCCGCCGGCCTGACCGCAGGATATGCGGCCGTAGGCGGCCCGCTGGCCACCACGGCCCTGGCCGGGGAAACGGATTTGGTAGAGGCCCGGCAGAAGTCTGTTTACCGGGCCGACGCCAAAATGTACAAAATCCGCAAATCCCAGGATAACCCCATGATTCAGAAGCTCTACGATCCAAAGAAAGGGTTTCTGCATGACGGCCCCTGCGGCCACATGTCCCACCACCTGCTCCACACCCATTATATCGACCGGAGCAGACGGATAAAGGCCCTCAAGGAAAAGGGATTTGAACTGAACCTCTAA
- a CDS encoding 4Fe-4S binding protein, giving the protein MQEMENVMYVNNAPPRGTDPDTIFFVQVDATKCEACGECDSHCVTGAIQPINEEGIRQVVNPAACINCGQCLLNCPAGAIYEGVSYVEEIFEKLNDPDTVVVSMPAPAVRYGLAECFGQPAGTYGGGKMHAALKALGFDYVWDNEFTADLTIMEEGTELIHRIAKPEKGKPLPQFTSCCPGWIKFVESFYPDLLPHVSTCKSPIAMLGPLAKTYGAHETHTRPEKIYTVSIMPCIAKKYEGLREEMADSGFRDIDATINTRELAHMIKRAGINFAGLPDRDPDPVLGQSTGAATIFGNSGGVMEAALRLAYEELSGKALKDPAIKLVRTREGINTAAIKVPSFGTVKVAVASGLDNAAKLCDQVRAGKADYHFIEIMTCPGGCVNGGGQPLDPEVRTASLARTIRLAMNKRLGISPGRQVSKGGII; this is encoded by the coding sequence ATGCAGGAAATGGAAAACGTCATGTACGTAAACAACGCTCCGCCAAGGGGTACGGACCCGGACACCATATTCTTTGTCCAGGTGGATGCCACCAAGTGCGAGGCCTGCGGTGAATGTGACAGTCACTGCGTCACCGGTGCCATCCAGCCCATCAACGAAGAGGGCATTCGCCAGGTGGTCAATCCGGCGGCCTGCATCAACTGCGGCCAGTGCCTGCTTAACTGCCCGGCCGGCGCCATCTACGAAGGGGTCAGTTATGTGGAAGAGATCTTTGAAAAGCTCAATGATCCGGATACGGTGGTTGTTTCCATGCCCGCCCCTGCCGTGCGCTACGGCCTGGCAGAGTGTTTCGGCCAGCCCGCGGGCACCTATGGGGGCGGCAAGATGCACGCCGCACTCAAGGCCCTTGGCTTTGACTATGTCTGGGACAACGAGTTTACGGCAGACCTCACCATCATGGAGGAGGGCACGGAACTGATCCACCGCATCGCCAAACCGGAAAAGGGCAAGCCCCTTCCCCAGTTCACCTCCTGCTGTCCCGGGTGGATCAAGTTCGTGGAATCCTTTTACCCGGACCTTCTGCCCCATGTCTCCACCTGCAAGTCCCCCATCGCCATGCTCGGCCCCCTGGCCAAGACCTATGGCGCCCATGAAACCCATACCCGGCCCGAAAAAATCTACACCGTCTCCATCATGCCCTGTATCGCCAAAAAATACGAAGGGCTGCGTGAGGAGATGGCCGATTCCGGTTTCAGGGATATCGACGCCACCATCAATACCCGGGAACTGGCCCACATGATCAAACGGGCGGGTATCAACTTTGCGGGCCTGCCGGACCGGGATCCAGACCCTGTACTGGGCCAGTCCACGGGCGCGGCCACCATCTTCGGCAACAGCGGCGGCGTCATGGAGGCGGCCCTGCGCCTGGCCTATGAGGAATTGTCCGGCAAGGCCCTGAAAGACCCGGCCATCAAGCTGGTGCGGACCCGGGAAGGGATCAATACGGCAGCCATCAAGGTGCCCAGTTTCGGAACGGTGAAGGTGGCGGTGGCCAGCGGTCTCGACAACGCGGCCAAGCTCTGCGACCAGGTCAGGGCCGGAAAGGCGGACTATCATTTCATTGAAATCATGACCTGTCCGGGGGGCTGCGTCAACGGCGGGGGCCAGCCCCTGGATCCGGAGGTGCGCACAGCCTCCCTGGCCCGGACCATCAGACTTGCCATGAATAAGCGGCTGGGGATTTCACCGGGCCGCCAGGTTTCCAAAGGAGGTATCATATGA
- a CDS encoding multidrug efflux SMR transporter → MHWILLSLAILAELAGSTCMKLSNGFSNWYASLLTFVFYGISFSIFIFVLKHFDLSFVYALWAGVGILLVSIIGMAFFKEPVSLMKVVSILIIVVGVVMLNLCENT, encoded by the coding sequence ATGCATTGGATACTGTTATCACTGGCGATATTGGCTGAGCTGGCCGGATCAACCTGTATGAAATTGTCAAATGGTTTTTCCAACTGGTATGCTTCCCTGCTGACCTTTGTATTTTACGGCATTTCTTTCAGCATCTTTATTTTTGTTCTGAAACATTTTGACCTGAGTTTTGTTTATGCCCTCTGGGCCGGAGTCGGCATACTTCTGGTTTCAATTATCGGTATGGCTTTTTTTAAGGAGCCGGTCAGTCTGATGAAGGTGGTTTCCATTCTGATCATCGTGGTCGGTGTGGTGATGCTCAACCTCTGCGAAAATACGTAA
- a CDS encoding histidinol-phosphatase — protein MTIDPTMDCHMHSRYSDGRTSIDRLAASALEKGLAAIAVTDHMPLPYPTRYAMDREEIEAYRNEIRLARDKYSPDLTILAGLEMEYLPEQKDWIKEIADMGWEMPMVSIHGIEKDGKHFMVNGREDEFLETLEHLFDKDIQAFCTRYYTLIQEAAATGWFDIVGHLDVIKKHNKANKYFDETAPWYRPLVLNTLDALAAAGMKMEINTNGLNHPTASFYPSPWIVTEAQKRDIPIRLGSDAHSPEYLGQYFNRI, from the coding sequence TTGACAATAGACCCCACCATGGACTGCCACATGCACTCCCGCTATTCCGACGGCCGCACATCCATTGACCGCCTGGCCGCATCCGCCCTTGAAAAAGGGCTGGCCGCCATCGCCGTCACCGACCACATGCCCCTGCCCTACCCCACCCGCTATGCCATGGACCGGGAGGAAATTGAGGCCTACCGGAATGAGATCCGCCTGGCCCGGGACAAATACAGCCCGGACCTCACCATCCTGGCCGGCCTTGAAATGGAATATCTCCCGGAGCAGAAGGACTGGATAAAAGAGATTGCAGACATGGGATGGGAGATGCCCATGGTCTCCATCCACGGCATTGAAAAGGATGGAAAACACTTTATGGTCAACGGCCGGGAAGATGAATTCCTTGAAACCCTGGAACACCTCTTTGACAAGGACATACAAGCTTTCTGCACCCGGTATTACACCCTGATTCAGGAGGCGGCCGCCACCGGATGGTTTGACATCGTCGGCCACCTGGATGTCATTAAAAAACACAATAAAGCCAACAAATACTTTGACGAAACCGCCCCCTGGTACAGGCCCCTTGTCCTCAATACCCTGGACGCACTGGCCGCCGCCGGCATGAAAATGGAAATCAACACCAACGGCCTCAACCATCCGACCGCATCCTTTTACCCCTCACCCTGGATCGTCACCGAGGCCCAAAAAAGGGACATCCCCATCCGCCTCGGCTCCGACGCCCATTCCCCTGAATACCTTGGACAATATTTCAATAGGATATAA
- a CDS encoding TetR/AcrR family transcriptional regulator, with amino-acid sequence MKHQGKTNPPGRIRIMDSFAELMAQKDFQSITTAEIARNASVTEGLIYKYFKDKKALLYQVLGDHFAVVQNKIEDRISRESGSIEKLHKIISTSLECYGENRILARMLMLEVRNSPAFFDSGAYGLVRRYAATILEVIEQGIAGGEIQAGTDPQLVRKVILGAIEHACLGEIIFGRELEIETTASGISDIVFNGVRS; translated from the coding sequence ATGAAGCACCAGGGAAAAACAAATCCGCCGGGCAGGATACGAATAATGGATTCCTTTGCCGAACTGATGGCCCAAAAGGATTTCCAATCCATTACCACGGCGGAAATCGCAAGGAATGCTTCGGTCACCGAAGGTCTTATCTATAAGTATTTCAAGGATAAAAAGGCGCTGCTCTACCAGGTCCTGGGGGACCATTTCGCAGTGGTTCAGAATAAAATAGAAGACCGGATTTCCCGGGAATCGGGCAGCATTGAAAAATTGCACAAAATCATTTCCACCAGCCTGGAGTGCTACGGCGAAAACCGGATCCTGGCCCGGATGCTCATGCTGGAGGTCAGAAATTCCCCGGCATTTTTTGATTCCGGGGCCTATGGCCTGGTGCGGCGCTATGCCGCCACCATCCTCGAGGTCATTGAGCAGGGAATTGCCGGCGGAGAAATCCAGGCCGGCACCGATCCCCAGCTGGTGCGAAAGGTGATTCTCGGGGCCATTGAACATGCCTGTCTGGGGGAAATTATCTTTGGCAGGGAACTGGAGATTGAGACAACCGCCAGCGGAATTTCAGATATTGTATTTAACGGAGTGAGATCATGA
- a CDS encoding acetate--CoA ligase family protein, with the protein MTGLERVGESIDKYMASGISSLNEDEAKEIFRHLGMPVVEERKAKGLDQVLAAGDELGYPLVLKGIGKDILHKTEAGLVMVGIPSPQRLEEAVSTIEERAGKDLESFLVQPMVQGKRELVAGLFRDEQFGPVVMFGLGGVLTEALEDIVFKIAPLDEADLEEMVEGLKAKKLLGPFRGEAAVDRDALKRVLQGLSDLAMACPQVKEVDINPLIVGPDGTPVAVDGLMVLGEAAEPRVSKFNIDLMKLNTCYYPETIAFVGASATPGKWGHMLPTNTFARDFKGRVFLVNPKGGTIMGRKVYKSLADIPCDVDLAVVTVPAHRVMDLIPEMEAKKVKGMLLITSGFREVGAEGRRLEDEIMEKAAAAGILVLGPNTMGVCNPHAQFYTTAANAYPLPGSTALVCQSGNMGTQLLAFAEQQDIGIRAFSGSGNEAMVTIEDYMEAFERDELTRTVVLYLESVKDGRRFFESASRVSRKKPVVVLKGGRTSMGEQAASSHTGAMASDAKVFNAACAQAGIIQVEQPMELLDLSAVFSSLPMPKGNRVAIMTLGGGWGVVTTDLCAEYGLEVPQLSPGIIDRLNKILPDYWSHGNPVDIVGEGDMNIPKTCMEELLKWEGCDAVIHLGIHGKRILADAMINSIVKTDPDIDDAAAAPFKESLIQAEEEYTEYVVGLTQKYEKPVLGVSLLTDEESRTLYRYDNTDYKGVFFPSPERAVKALAGMVRYQDWLGKRV; encoded by the coding sequence ATGACGGGATTAGAACGGGTAGGGGAAAGTATCGACAAGTACATGGCATCCGGCATTTCCAGCCTTAATGAAGACGAGGCAAAAGAGATTTTCAGGCACCTGGGAATGCCGGTGGTGGAAGAGCGAAAAGCCAAAGGCCTTGATCAGGTCCTGGCGGCCGGGGACGAACTGGGGTATCCCCTGGTGCTCAAGGGAATAGGAAAAGATATACTGCATAAGACCGAGGCCGGACTGGTCATGGTGGGAATCCCTTCACCCCAGCGCCTTGAAGAGGCCGTATCAACCATTGAAGAGCGGGCGGGAAAGGATCTGGAATCCTTCCTGGTCCAGCCCATGGTCCAGGGCAAGCGGGAGCTTGTGGCCGGGCTGTTCAGGGATGAACAGTTCGGGCCCGTGGTCATGTTCGGCCTGGGCGGGGTGCTCACAGAGGCCCTGGAGGATATTGTCTTTAAGATCGCCCCATTGGACGAGGCCGACCTGGAGGAGATGGTGGAAGGGCTCAAGGCCAAAAAACTGCTGGGGCCCTTCCGGGGGGAGGCCGCCGTTGACAGGGACGCGTTGAAGCGGGTGCTGCAGGGACTCTCGGATCTGGCCATGGCCTGCCCCCAGGTGAAAGAGGTGGATATCAATCCCCTGATCGTCGGGCCCGACGGCACACCCGTGGCCGTGGACGGCCTCATGGTCCTGGGGGAGGCGGCTGAACCCAGGGTGTCGAAGTTCAACATTGACCTGATGAAGCTTAACACCTGCTATTATCCGGAGACCATCGCCTTTGTCGGTGCCTCGGCCACCCCGGGGAAATGGGGCCATATGCTGCCAACCAATACCTTTGCCCGGGATTTCAAGGGGCGGGTCTTCCTGGTCAACCCCAAGGGGGGGACCATCATGGGGCGCAAGGTTTACAAAAGCCTGGCCGATATCCCCTGCGATGTGGACCTGGCGGTAGTGACGGTGCCGGCCCACCGGGTCATGGACCTGATTCCGGAAATGGAAGCCAAAAAAGTAAAGGGGATGCTGCTCATCACCTCGGGATTCAGGGAAGTCGGGGCAGAGGGGCGACGGCTGGAAGACGAAATCATGGAAAAGGCGGCCGCCGCCGGTATCCTGGTCCTGGGGCCCAACACCATGGGGGTTTGTAATCCCCATGCCCAGTTTTATACCACGGCCGCCAATGCCTACCCCCTTCCCGGCTCCACCGCCCTGGTCTGCCAGTCCGGCAACATGGGCACCCAGCTGCTGGCCTTTGCCGAGCAGCAGGATATCGGCATAAGGGCTTTTTCAGGGTCGGGCAATGAAGCCATGGTCACCATTGAGGATTATATGGAAGCCTTTGAGCGTGATGAGCTGACCCGGACAGTGGTCCTCTACCTTGAAAGCGTCAAGGACGGCCGGCGGTTTTTCGAATCCGCTTCCCGGGTTTCCCGGAAAAAGCCGGTGGTGGTGCTCAAGGGCGGAAGGACATCCATGGGGGAACAGGCCGCTTCCTCCCATACCGGTGCCATGGCTTCCGATGCCAAGGTTTTCAATGCGGCCTGCGCCCAGGCCGGCATCATCCAGGTGGAGCAGCCCATGGAGCTTCTGGATCTTTCGGCGGTTTTCTCCTCCCTGCCCATGCCCAAAGGCAACCGGGTGGCCATCATGACCCTGGGCGGGGGGTGGGGGGTGGTAACCACCGACCTCTGTGCCGAATACGGCCTTGAGGTGCCCCAGCTTTCTCCGGGGATCATCGACCGTTTGAACAAGATTCTGCCCGATTACTGGAGCCACGGCAATCCCGTGGATATTGTGGGCGAGGGGGATATGAATATCCCCAAAACCTGTATGGAAGAGCTGCTTAAATGGGAGGGGTGCGACGCCGTGATCCACCTGGGCATCCACGGCAAACGGATTTTGGCCGATGCCATGATCAATTCCATCGTTAAAACCGATCCGGACATTGATGACGCCGCGGCCGCCCCGTTCAAGGAGTCACTGATCCAGGCGGAAGAGGAATATACCGAATACGTGGTGGGCCTGACCCAGAAATACGAAAAGCCCGTGCTGGGCGTCAGCCTGCTCACCGACGAGGAGAGCCGCACACTTTACAGGTATGATAATACGGATTATAAGGGGGTATTTTTTCCGTCCCCGGAACGGGCGGTGAAGGCACTGGCCGGTATGGTCCGGTATCAGGACTGGCTCGGGAAGCGCGTGTAA
- the panB gene encoding 3-methyl-2-oxobutanoate hydroxymethyltransferase, which translates to MGAKVTTTTLMKMKREGKKITALTAYDYPFAGLVDRAGVDVILVGDSLGMVVQGKETTLPVTMDEMLYHTAMVARACSYSMVVGDMPFMSYQGDVNTAVENAGRFLKEANAAAVKLEGGADVCPVISAIARAGIPVQAHIGLTPQSVHQMGGFKVQRDEDRLLQDAKDVQAAGAFSVVLEGIPSPIAAKITQALDIPTIGIGAGPHCDGQILVIHDMLGITDRYLPKFVKKYADIAAETNRGLAGYIKEVREGSFPSEDYEYK; encoded by the coding sequence ATGGGTGCAAAGGTAACCACAACCACATTAATGAAAATGAAGCGGGAGGGAAAGAAAATCACGGCCCTCACCGCCTATGACTACCCTTTTGCCGGCCTGGTGGACAGGGCCGGGGTCGATGTTATCCTGGTGGGGGATTCCCTGGGCATGGTGGTCCAGGGAAAGGAGACCACCCTGCCGGTGACCATGGATGAGATGCTCTACCACACCGCCATGGTGGCCCGGGCCTGCAGCTATTCCATGGTGGTGGGGGACATGCCTTTCATGTCCTACCAGGGCGATGTGAATACGGCCGTGGAAAATGCCGGCCGGTTTTTAAAAGAGGCCAATGCCGCTGCAGTGAAGCTGGAGGGCGGGGCCGATGTCTGCCCCGTGATATCCGCCATTGCCAGGGCCGGTATCCCGGTCCAGGCCCATATCGGCCTGACCCCCCAGTCCGTCCACCAGATGGGCGGGTTCAAGGTCCAGCGGGATGAGGACCGGCTGCTCCAGGATGCAAAGGATGTCCAGGCCGCCGGCGCATTTTCCGTGGTCCTGGAAGGGATTCCCTCCCCCATTGCCGCTAAAATCACCCAGGCACTGGATATCCCCACCATCGGCATCGGGGCGGGCCCCCACTGCGACGGGCAGATCCTGGTCATCCATGATATGCTGGGCATCACCGACCGCTACCTGCCCAAATTCGTTAAAAAATATGCAGACATTGCGGCCGAGACCAACCGTGGACTGGCCGGGTACATTAAAGAGGTCAGGGAAGGCAGTTTCCCATCGGAAGATTATGAGTACAAATAA
- a CDS encoding DUF2520 domain-containing protein yields MSTNKKRFSVIGCGRVGVSLAVFLAENGFEPAGFFSKSEASARFASEMTGRGKVFSNAGDCAAAGDIVFITTPDTLIEPVCGELAREGGFDKCPTVYHLSGALSSDILGTARDAGAETGSIHPLQAFTPYERGQANPFAGINMSVEGGEGAVALGEDIVGALGARAFAIPTAAKTLYHASAVVASNYLVTLEDFALKLLMETGLNQADAYGILEPLIQGTLANIKARGCAAALTGPVARGDDGIVSRHLRDIDAQMPQFSSLYRILGSHTLEITRQGGGISKEAEEKLSRLFDDYA; encoded by the coding sequence ATGAGTACAAATAAGAAACGGTTCTCCGTAATCGGCTGCGGCCGGGTGGGGGTCTCCCTGGCTGTTTTTCTGGCTGAAAACGGTTTTGAACCGGCAGGTTTTTTCAGTAAAAGCGAGGCCTCGGCCCGGTTTGCCAGTGAGATGACGGGCCGTGGAAAAGTGTTCAGCAATGCCGGGGACTGCGCAGCCGCAGGAGATATTGTCTTTATCACCACCCCGGATACCCTGATTGAACCGGTATGCGGGGAACTGGCCCGGGAGGGGGGCTTTGATAAATGTCCCACGGTCTACCACCTTTCAGGGGCCCTGTCCTCGGATATTCTGGGGACGGCCCGGGATGCCGGGGCCGAAACCGGATCCATCCATCCCCTCCAGGCCTTTACCCCCTATGAGCGGGGGCAGGCCAATCCCTTTGCGGGCATCAACATGTCCGTGGAAGGCGGGGAGGGGGCCGTTGCCCTGGGGGAGGATATTGTCGGAGCCCTGGGAGCCCGGGCCTTTGCCATCCCGACGGCCGCCAAGACCCTTTACCATGCTTCGGCCGTGGTGGCCTCCAACTACCTGGTGACCCTGGAGGACTTTGCCCTGAAACTGCTCATGGAGACAGGGCTGAACCAGGCCGATGCCTACGGGATTCTGGAACCCCTGATCCAGGGGACCCTGGCCAATATCAAGGCCAGGGGATGCGCTGCGGCCCTCACCGGTCCGGTGGCCCGGGGGGACGACGGAATTGTCTCCCGCCACCTTAGGGACATTGACGCCCAAATGCCGCAGTTTTCTTCCCTCTACCGGATCCTGGGCAGCCATACCCTTGAGATCACCCGGCAGGGGGGCGGAATAAGTAAAGAGGCGGAAGAAAAACTCTCCCGCCTCTTTGATGATTACGCTTAG